Proteins encoded within one genomic window of Schaalia sp. HMT-172:
- a CDS encoding nitrate reductase subunit alpha — protein MTNLESDMTFPTYDGEVKPATGATLFALGSWLRRGKASADARQLFLEGGRDGDSFYRDRWSYDKIVRSTHGVNCTGSCSWKIFVKDGVITWETQQTDYPTTGADMPEYEPRGCPRGAAFSWYEYSPTRIKYPYVRGVLLDMFREAKKRLGDPVDAWAAVVEDPEKARAYKSQRGRGGMVRVSWEEAMEIVAAAYVHTIKQYGPDRIAGFSVIPAMSMISYGAGARFHELIGGTMLSFYDWYADLPPASPQVFGDQTDVPEAGDWFNSQYLIMWGTNLPLTRTPDAHFMAEARYHGQKVVVVSPDFADNTKFADDWLRVQPGTDGALAQSMGHVILKEFHVGKREPMFLDYMTRYTDSPFLVEINEVGEGAHEGIAPTTLVPGKFLTAAKMPAGTTTRTENNEFRPLVIEADGTVKDPGGTLADRFGEEGAGHWNLNLDGVEPVMSIMDTDEWEAVEIALPRFDLPAAPGQASVGGGYVKRGVPARRVNGRLVTTVYDIMLAHYAVEREGLPGQWPTDYMDASTPGTPAWQEEFTSVPAAAAIKIGREFAQNAVETEGRSMILMGAGTNHYYHSDQMYRTFLALTEMCGTQGRNGGGWAHYVGQEKVRPIMGWGSFTFALDWARPPRQMISTGWYYMTTDQWRYDGAAASAMANPIKSSHLDGKQLVDTLVESVQRGWMPCYPTFSKGSTQLGREAAEAGMAPAQYVSQELREGRLQFAIEDPDAHHNVPKILANWRTNLLGSSAKGTEFFLRHMLGTGNEVNAQELEEGNRPASVNWRDAHPGKLDLMWVADFRNTSTTLHSDVVLPAATWYEKHDLSSTDMHPFMHCFDEAVNPPWEARTDFEVFQTLARLVGRMAPGHLDTQTDVVAVPLGHDSPDAMTMASGVVPEQTWTPGKTMPKLVPIERDYTQVGYKFDRMGPLLPKAGLASKGVAYNVQEAYEQLGDLNGRAPMDGNAGEGMPLCDTAIKAANMALRFSGTTNGSLAVQGFRTLEKRVGNEMAFLAEGDEEKKITYQDTVLQPRSVITSPEWSGSEHGGRRYSAFVQNVECRKPWHTLTGRPQFYVDHDWMMDMGEALPIFRPPLDLAHIYGERPVGDHRPGQPGQAEVAVRYLTIHNKWAIHSQYYDNPYMLTLGRGGQTVWMSPADAEKIGVRDNEWIEAKNRNGTVSARAVVSHRIPEGTVFMHHAQDRQINTPLNEGSGKRGGTHNSLTRIFIKPTHLAGGYAQFAYAFNYYGPTGNNRDEVTVIRRRSQEVQF, from the coding sequence ATGACGAATCTCGAATCCGATATGACCTTCCCGACCTACGACGGCGAGGTCAAGCCCGCGACCGGTGCGACCCTGTTCGCGCTCGGCTCGTGGCTGCGTCGCGGCAAGGCGTCTGCCGACGCGCGCCAGCTCTTCCTCGAGGGCGGACGCGACGGCGACTCCTTCTACCGCGACCGCTGGAGCTACGACAAGATCGTGCGCTCCACCCATGGCGTGAACTGCACGGGCTCGTGCTCGTGGAAGATCTTCGTCAAGGACGGCGTCATCACCTGGGAAACCCAGCAGACTGACTACCCGACTACCGGCGCGGACATGCCCGAGTACGAGCCCCGCGGCTGCCCGCGTGGCGCGGCGTTCTCGTGGTACGAGTACTCGCCGACCCGTATCAAGTACCCCTACGTGCGCGGCGTCCTGCTCGACATGTTCCGCGAGGCCAAGAAGCGCCTCGGGGATCCCGTCGACGCGTGGGCCGCGGTTGTCGAGGACCCGGAGAAGGCTCGCGCCTACAAGTCGCAGCGTGGCCGCGGCGGCATGGTCCGCGTGTCCTGGGAAGAGGCGATGGAGATCGTCGCCGCCGCCTACGTGCACACGATCAAGCAGTACGGCCCCGACCGTATCGCCGGCTTCTCGGTCATCCCCGCCATGTCGATGATCTCCTACGGTGCGGGCGCCCGCTTCCACGAACTCATCGGCGGCACGATGCTGTCCTTCTATGACTGGTACGCGGACCTGCCCCCGGCCTCGCCGCAGGTCTTCGGCGACCAGACCGACGTGCCCGAGGCCGGCGACTGGTTCAACTCGCAGTACCTCATCATGTGGGGCACGAACCTGCCGCTGACCCGTACCCCCGACGCTCACTTCATGGCCGAGGCCCGATACCACGGCCAGAAGGTCGTCGTCGTGTCCCCGGACTTCGCGGACAACACGAAGTTCGCGGACGACTGGTTGCGCGTCCAGCCCGGCACGGACGGCGCCCTGGCCCAGTCCATGGGCCACGTCATCCTCAAGGAATTCCACGTCGGCAAGCGCGAGCCCATGTTCCTGGACTACATGACGCGCTACACCGACTCCCCGTTCCTGGTGGAGATTAACGAGGTCGGCGAGGGCGCCCACGAGGGCATCGCCCCGACGACCCTGGTCCCGGGCAAGTTCCTGACGGCCGCGAAGATGCCCGCGGGCACGACGACGCGCACCGAGAACAACGAGTTCCGTCCCCTCGTTATCGAGGCCGACGGCACGGTCAAGGACCCGGGCGGCACGCTCGCCGATCGCTTCGGTGAGGAGGGCGCCGGGCACTGGAACCTCAACCTGGACGGCGTCGAGCCCGTCATGTCCATCATGGACACCGACGAGTGGGAAGCCGTCGAGATCGCCCTGCCGCGCTTCGACCTGCCCGCGGCCCCCGGCCAGGCATCGGTCGGCGGCGGCTACGTGAAGCGCGGCGTGCCCGCGCGCCGCGTCAACGGCCGCCTCGTGACGACGGTGTACGACATCATGCTGGCCCACTACGCGGTTGAGCGCGAGGGTCTGCCGGGCCAGTGGCCCACCGACTACATGGACGCCTCCACGCCGGGCACCCCCGCGTGGCAGGAGGAGTTCACGTCGGTTCCCGCGGCCGCAGCCATCAAGATCGGCCGCGAGTTCGCGCAGAACGCGGTCGAAACCGAGGGCCGTTCCATGATCCTCATGGGCGCCGGCACGAACCACTACTACCACTCCGACCAGATGTACCGGACGTTCCTGGCGCTCACGGAAATGTGTGGTACCCAGGGCCGCAACGGTGGCGGCTGGGCCCACTACGTGGGTCAGGAGAAGGTCCGCCCGATCATGGGTTGGGGCTCCTTCACCTTCGCCCTGGACTGGGCGCGCCCGCCGCGTCAGATGATCTCCACCGGCTGGTACTACATGACCACCGACCAGTGGCGCTACGACGGGGCCGCGGCCTCGGCCATGGCGAATCCGATCAAGTCCTCGCACCTGGACGGCAAGCAGCTGGTCGACACCCTCGTCGAGTCGGTTCAGCGCGGCTGGATGCCCTGCTACCCGACGTTCTCCAAGGGCTCGACCCAGCTGGGTCGCGAGGCCGCCGAGGCCGGCATGGCACCCGCGCAGTACGTGTCCCAGGAGCTGCGCGAGGGTCGCCTCCAGTTCGCGATCGAGGACCCGGACGCCCACCACAACGTTCCGAAGATCCTCGCGAACTGGCGTACCAACCTGCTCGGCTCCTCCGCGAAGGGCACTGAGTTCTTCCTGCGTCACATGCTGGGCACCGGAAACGAGGTCAACGCGCAGGAGCTGGAAGAGGGCAACCGCCCCGCGTCCGTCAACTGGCGCGACGCCCACCCCGGTAAGCTCGACCTCATGTGGGTCGCGGACTTCCGCAACACCTCGACGACGCTGCACTCTGACGTCGTGCTGCCCGCCGCCACGTGGTACGAGAAGCACGACCTGTCCTCCACGGACATGCACCCCTTCATGCACTGCTTCGACGAGGCCGTGAACCCGCCGTGGGAGGCGCGCACCGACTTCGAGGTGTTCCAGACCCTGGCTCGCCTCGTCGGCCGCATGGCCCCCGGTCACCTGGACACCCAGACGGACGTCGTGGCGGTCCCGCTGGGGCACGACTCCCCGGACGCCATGACCATGGCGAGCGGCGTCGTTCCCGAGCAGACGTGGACGCCCGGCAAGACCATGCCGAAGCTGGTCCCGATCGAGCGCGACTACACGCAGGTCGGCTACAAGTTCGACCGCATGGGTCCGCTCCTGCCCAAGGCCGGCCTGGCCTCCAAGGGCGTGGCGTACAACGTGCAGGAGGCCTACGAGCAGCTCGGCGACCTCAACGGCCGCGCCCCCATGGACGGCAACGCCGGAGAGGGCATGCCGCTGTGCGACACCGCGATCAAGGCGGCGAACATGGCGCTGCGCTTCTCGGGCACCACGAACGGCTCGCTGGCCGTTCAGGGCTTCCGCACGCTGGAAAAGCGAGTCGGTAACGAGATGGCGTTCCTGGCCGAAGGTGACGAAGAAAAGAAGATCACCTACCAGGACACCGTCCTGCAGCCGCGCAGCGTCATCACCAGCCCCGAGTGGTCGGGTTCCGAGCACGGCGGCCGACGCTACAGCGCCTTCGTCCAGAACGTCGAGTGCCGCAAGCCGTGGCACACGCTCACGGGCCGCCCGCAGTTCTACGTCGACCACGACTGGATGATGGACATGGGCGAGGCCCTGCCGATCTTCCGTCCGCCGCTTGACCTGGCGCACATCTACGGTGAGCGCCCCGTTGGCGACCACCGTCCCGGTCAGCCGGGTCAGGCCGAGGTCGCGGTGCGTTACCTGACGATCCACAACAAGTGGGCCATCCACTCCCAGTACTACGACAACCCGTACATGCTGACGCTGGGTCGTGGTGGCCAGACGGTGTGGATGAGCCCGGCCGATGCCGAGAAGATCGGCGTGCGCGACAACGAGTGGATCGAGGCGAAGAACCGTAACGGCACCGTGTCGGCTCGCGCCGTTGTCTCCCACCGCATCCCGGAGGGCACGGTGTTCATGCACCACGCCCAGGATCGCCAGATCAACACCCCGCTGAACGAGGGGTCCGGCAAGCGCGGCGGTACGCACAACTCGCTGACGCGAATCTTCATTAAGCCGACCCACCTGGCCGGCGGATACGCGCAGTTCGCCTACGCGTTCAACTACTACGGTCCCACCGGCAATAACCGCGACGAGGTCACGGTTATCCGCCGCCGCTCCCAGGAGGTGCAGTTCTGA
- the narH gene encoding nitrate reductase subunit beta, which yields MKVMAQIAMVMNLDKCIGCHTCSVTCKQVWTNREGTEYIWFNNVETRPGVGYPRGWEDQKKWKGGWKRTATGRLVPRQGGRVASLAKIFANPTQPTMKDYYEPWTYEYDKLLQAPANSRAIPTARAKSTITGEHIDKPEWGPNWDDDLGGSMETLDQDPVLHQMNLQVAKTIEDAYMFYLPRICEHCLNPTCVSACPSGAMYKRTEDGIVLVDQDQCRGWRMCVSACPYKKVYFNHNTGKAEKCTLCYPRLEVGQPTICSETCVGRLRYMGVLLYDADRVTWAASQEDERDLYRAQREILLDPNDPQVVAQAQANGVPHSWIKAAQQSPIWKLITEYEVALPLHPEFRTLPMVWYVPPLSPVVDQVTASGSDGEDHRVLLSAISQMRIPLEYLAGLFTAGDTAPVELALRRLAAMRSYMRDVFVDNPTNEEIPASVGMTPEKVKEMYRLLSIAKYDDRFVIPTAHPEMPRGIKELEGCPVSYDVEAFHGLAPATSNRPMGGSSPEGRQMLPLEVVR from the coding sequence ATGAAGGTCATGGCTCAGATCGCGATGGTGATGAACCTCGACAAGTGCATCGGCTGCCACACCTGTTCGGTCACCTGTAAGCAGGTGTGGACGAACCGCGAGGGCACCGAGTACATCTGGTTCAACAACGTCGAAACCCGTCCCGGCGTGGGCTACCCTCGCGGCTGGGAGGACCAGAAGAAGTGGAAGGGCGGCTGGAAGCGTACCGCCACGGGCCGCCTCGTTCCCCGTCAGGGTGGACGCGTCGCCTCGCTCGCGAAGATCTTCGCGAACCCGACGCAGCCGACCATGAAGGACTACTACGAGCCGTGGACGTACGAGTACGACAAGCTGCTCCAGGCGCCCGCGAACTCCCGGGCGATCCCGACGGCCCGCGCGAAGTCCACGATCACGGGCGAGCACATCGACAAGCCCGAGTGGGGCCCGAACTGGGATGATGACCTCGGCGGCTCTATGGAGACCCTGGATCAGGACCCGGTCCTGCACCAGATGAACCTCCAGGTCGCCAAGACCATCGAGGACGCGTACATGTTCTACCTGCCTCGCATTTGCGAGCACTGCCTGAACCCGACCTGCGTGTCGGCGTGCCCCTCGGGCGCGATGTACAAGCGCACCGAAGACGGCATCGTCCTGGTCGACCAGGATCAGTGCCGAGGCTGGCGCATGTGCGTGTCGGCCTGCCCCTACAAGAAGGTCTACTTCAACCACAACACGGGCAAGGCCGAGAAGTGCACGCTGTGCTACCCGCGCCTCGAGGTCGGCCAGCCGACCATCTGCTCGGAGACCTGCGTGGGCCGCCTGCGCTACATGGGCGTGCTGCTCTACGACGCGGACCGCGTCACCTGGGCCGCCTCCCAGGAGGACGAGCGCGACCTGTACCGCGCCCAGCGCGAGATCCTGCTCGACCCGAACGACCCGCAGGTGGTCGCCCAGGCTCAGGCCAACGGCGTTCCCCACTCGTGGATCAAGGCCGCCCAGCAGTCCCCGATCTGGAAGCTCATCACCGAGTACGAGGTCGCCCTGCCGCTGCACCCCGAGTTCCGCACCCTGCCGATGGTCTGGTACGTGCCGCCGCTGTCCCCGGTCGTCGACCAGGTGACCGCGTCCGGCAGCGACGGCGAGGACCACAGGGTCCTGCTGTCCGCCATCTCGCAGATGCGCATCCCGCTGGAGTACCTGGCCGGCCTGTTCACGGCCGGGGACACGGCTCCCGTGGAGCTGGCGCTGCGCCGCCTCGCCGCGATGCGCTCCTACATGCGCGACGTCTTCGTCGACAACCCGACGAACGAGGAGATCCCGGCCTCCGTGGGCATGACCCCGGAGAAGGTCAAGGAGATGTACCGACTGCTGTCGATCGCCAAGTACGACGACCGCTTCGTCATCCCGACCGCCCACCCCGAGATGCCGCGCGGCATCAAGGAGCTTGAGGGCTGCCCGGTGTCCTACGACGTCGAGGCCTTCCACGGACTGGCCCCCGCCACGTCGAACCGCCCGATGGGTGGCTCGTCGCCGGAGGGACGCCAGATGCTCCC